Proteins found in one Pseudomonas marvdashtae genomic segment:
- the rnt gene encoding ribonuclease T, protein MSEDHFDDELDGNAGSGGARHPMAARFRGYLPVVVDVETGGFNSATDALLEIAATTIGMDEKGFVFPDHTYFFRVEPFEGANVEAAALEFTGIKLDHPLRMAVSEETALTDIFRGVRKALKANGCKRAILVGHNSSFDLGFLNAAVARLDMKRNPFHPFSSFDTATLAGLAYGQTVLAKACQAADIDFDGREAHSARYDTEKTAELFCGIVNRWKEMGGWQDFDD, encoded by the coding sequence GTGAGTGAAGATCATTTCGACGACGAACTGGACGGCAATGCTGGTTCCGGAGGCGCTCGCCATCCCATGGCCGCTCGTTTCCGGGGCTATCTGCCGGTGGTGGTCGACGTAGAAACCGGCGGCTTCAACTCCGCCACCGATGCGCTGCTGGAAATCGCCGCGACGACCATTGGCATGGACGAAAAAGGCTTTGTGTTCCCTGACCACACCTATTTCTTCCGCGTCGAACCGTTCGAAGGCGCCAACGTCGAAGCCGCCGCGCTGGAGTTCACTGGGATCAAGCTCGACCACCCGCTGCGCATGGCGGTCAGCGAGGAAACCGCGCTGACCGACATCTTCCGTGGCGTGCGCAAGGCGCTGAAAGCCAACGGTTGCAAGCGTGCGATCCTGGTGGGGCACAACAGCAGCTTTGACTTGGGCTTTCTCAATGCCGCCGTTGCGCGGCTGGACATGAAGCGCAACCCATTCCACCCGTTTTCCAGCTTCGACACGGCGACCCTGGCCGGCCTGGCGTACGGCCAGACTGTCTTGGCCAAGGCCTGTCAGGCAGCCGACATCGATTTCGATGGCCGTGAGGCCCACTCGGCCCGCTACGACACCGAGAAGACCGCCGAGCTGTTCTGCGGCATCGTCAACCGCTGGAA
- the pyrC gene encoding dihydroorotase, with amino-acid sequence MSDRLTLLRPDDWHIHLRDGAVLTHTVADVARTFGRAIIMPNLVPPVRNAVEADGYRQRILAARPAGSRFEPLMVLYLTDRTQPEEIREAKASGFVHAAKLYPAGATTNSDSGVTGIDKIFPALEAMAEVGMPLLIHGEVTRSDVDVFDREKIFIDEHMRRVVERFPTLKVVFEHITTGDAVQFVNEAPANVGATITAHHLLYNRNHMLVGGIRPHFYCLPILKRNTHQEALLDAATSGSAKFFLGTDSAPHARHAKEAACGCAGCYTAYAAIEMYAEAFEQRNALDKLEGFASLHGPRFYGLPVNTDRITLVRDEWTAPASLPFGELTVIPLRAGEKLRWRLLEENA; translated from the coding sequence ATGTCCGACCGCCTGACCCTGCTGCGTCCCGACGACTGGCATATTCATCTTCGCGATGGTGCTGTGTTGACCCATACCGTCGCCGATGTCGCGCGCACCTTCGGGCGCGCAATCATCATGCCTAACCTGGTTCCGCCCGTGCGTAACGCTGTCGAGGCTGATGGCTATCGCCAGCGCATCCTCGCCGCGCGCCCGGCTGGCAGCCGCTTCGAGCCACTGATGGTGCTTTACCTCACCGACCGCACCCAGCCCGAGGAAATACGCGAGGCCAAGGCCAGTGGTTTCGTCCACGCGGCCAAGTTGTACCCGGCCGGCGCCACCACCAACTCGGATTCCGGCGTCACTGGCATCGACAAGATTTTCCCGGCGCTGGAAGCCATGGCCGAAGTCGGGATGCCCCTTCTGATCCACGGTGAAGTCACTCGCAGCGATGTCGATGTGTTCGACCGCGAGAAAATCTTCATCGACGAGCATATGCGTCGCGTCGTGGAGCGTTTCCCGACGCTCAAGGTGGTCTTCGAGCACATCACCACCGGCGATGCCGTGCAGTTCGTCAACGAAGCCCCGGCCAATGTCGGCGCCACGATCACTGCGCATCACCTGCTATACAACCGCAACCACATGCTGGTGGGCGGGATCCGGCCGCACTTCTATTGCCTGCCGATCCTCAAGCGCAACACCCATCAGGAAGCCTTGCTCGACGCCGCCACCAGCGGCAGCGCCAAGTTTTTCCTCGGCACGGACTCGGCGCCCCACGCCCGCCACGCCAAGGAAGCCGCTTGCGGTTGCGCCGGGTGCTATACCGCCTACGCCGCCATCGAGATGTACGCCGAGGCGTTCGAGCAGCGCAACGCGCTGGACAAGCTCGAAGGTTTCGCCAGCTTGCACGGCCCGCGTTTCTACGGCCTACCGGTGAACACCGATCGTATTACCCTGGTCCGCGACGAGTGGACCGCCCCCGCCAGCCTGCCCTTTGGCGAGCTGACTGTCATCCCGCTGCGCGCCGGTGAAAAACTGCGCTGGCGCCTGCTGGAGGAAAACGCGTGA